A genome region from candidate division KSB1 bacterium includes the following:
- a CDS encoding Ig-like domain-containing protein: MWRYILGVIILSLTASAWATTDNFERTGPSLGVNWAAHSDLIIQNGRLHNQSSTAGWNTFLAVFNETGNNRAAIQWPDAGNGVDATGSELGGIAIVDAFSAASDGYFVYLYSGELRLYEIADGQPSVQIQTKNTQQSVSPGDQFKVQWDAQDHEFKVYINDTLVETLVDASARIALGNAYAGVMLFGGDAYQNDVEAFSVDFVQPVVDNTAPSAIGDLDATTMGANSILLSWTASGDDGNSGTASLYDIRYSTQSILTDTDFENANQVVGVSSPKQAGQSESKLVDGLDPSTTYFFAVKVRDEEDNWSALSNEASATTDEDGGGGGGGDDPAPVIGACTTDEFDRVDLGSFWATTGNQVIESGELTLASPTGGWSNVMLYQKSGALSVSAMFSATNSELYDNRYIPAGLIILADNADPNVANSYLLLRQEDGVAVYTMAPGANPNRVQFVNGSQAKPLPGDVIRADIQDNGLTKTVTFYINGDQDAQFDINNGQPLADMYAGVSQHGSYQNNFDFIKVCFEGGDGPIMLETLAGNNQSGPIQSQLPEPLQVRVTTAQGEPYEGALLDFQVVNGEAVLNDIENFQFDGRVWVEVEDGRIKIPIASVEDDGDASSGQYVTSSWTPGYRYERAVEIPFYVPERANYDVYLRYRSPDDGPDEGGAPDGAYISVDNLDSTYFEVATPQANWSWHEAENYTLDRGSHTLNLIIYEPSWDWDKLLIQKSSLGPPSGMGGTGPQFPNMTDAEGIAETRVTFGTNADDNVIVEVRGNKQDGSPLEGSPASFTLDPLAGPAVSMERDPDMPQDPISAVPGLESPALRVLVKDTYGNRKAGTMINWEITQGEGTLASDQVESDQFGVASNTLTLGYQAENYIIQAYLAELSGSPVSFTIEPTEPPHSMQLVSPTKVQQANNQTTLDSLLTVRILKEDQSPFEGFPVNFVVTNGGGKISSPEGDERQDSLSILTDGTGYARAKWTLGAPGLNQVEARGNGLEGAPAVFQANAITGAPDSLVKVSGDEQDGYVGMPLAEPLLVKLIDTNGFPVAEQQIRFEIMSPTAVAYFDQPGQIVKNIYTDQNGEAEAVLSMGSQINQEHLIRVEALDTDIDPVYFRAMPVGRIANKLSYFSGNGTMGSYQTGIVTQELDNAFTVKATDPFGNAVPGQDITFRVVDGGGSFDGSDRITVQTNSGGLASATLTLGQASGDSNNVVQASAFRVDLPSEPLSGSPVVFKASALPKPAAKIIKIDSTDEQQGEVGLSLEYPLQVRVLDVHDNPIPDHPVTFNVQGSGGKLEDSGGKGTSKVIFTKSDGYASILWHMPETPGVYAVDAVSRNTQGNPLSGSPISFSARANVGKAYSMKRINSDSLFTGTVGTLLDENIIVQIVDRFDNPIIGYPVTFKVKEGNGLLNGLSQVTVPTADLGYAEIEWLLGTEAGVNNNVVEASAAVDESNKLLFTASANPGEAFRLEADSAFVHVGTVGSTLPQPARVQVVDQYGNGVSDRTVNFSLEAVNGNIGYLGQPGVTIATRVTDAEGYAQVSWTIGPRVGSLNNRLSVSSKRNNKNLENSPYVFEASALVGPPHKLVKITNDTTKDLSGIINNTLSEFLRVQVVDEYNNPISNHSVRFEVLSRRQADGGSLDGKVDSVKVKETNSNGLVSVQFTLGKEAGVRINRVQVSTYVPGTGQHLVNSPLLFEISGRSTNATQMAKEDGDGQTGTVGKNLSRPIKVKAMDQHGNKVEGQPINFRIALNNGDLPSEIGALGSGTTTDTTVDTDNEGIASIVWRMGHKTGEYTLTATSTDLDGSPATFTATAEADVTHPDSSIILVTPSSQIVSEGEQRSMVRVTLMDRFNNPVQNKAVSLEATGECQVVQPNGSTDENGQTVGYIYSEKSGVKQITARDINNGITLNTRANIIFYPGEASNLVKPVTDHGDDQQHNVGTVLPKPLKAIVTDQYENRIPNIPVTFAVTSGGGSVVEPQPIRTDSTGVAACQVRLGEEAGPNTVTASAAGLTGSPLRYTEVAEEPEQVVQLLKISGDHLIAAPNQELDERLGVRVLDANGWPVYNEKVKFEVLHNNGSIVSGNPVQSDMYGEAHARALVGTRDGLNIYRATLTNYPHITATFYDTTRASAGSGAAKIQYVSGDDQETTVGQTLLQPFVVKVVDQYGNAISDARVTFSVVEDNTVQSSGTLEGGVSDLTKFTNEQGRASAYYTVGMNFGLNLVRVSSPNLEPEFIEFSAMGLGDTPYSMEKLSGDGQVGEMGKVLLYPVKVRIYDRHGNPSRGGQVSFYVTQGGGSVVESQPVTSNINGIAQVHWKLGPRPGSVDNTLEAVADLAGGSYIETFTAQGDASYWPELQLPAEKTVVEGDKVSFQVSATDGDGDDLFYNALDIPADARFTNNNDDTHTFEWTPGNDVVESPETKKTIYTVFEVTDIRGGKDIDSVKITVKDYNQAPMITNFWPTDLFLKPDLENVNQLEFGIQATDPDGDVITTTWYVDDEFYTYGQVCRINLNELEFGQRFEIRVRVCDQGMCDEKSWTLLTTQVELSNLEAQVVPYKGVQLIWETSSESGNAGFNVLRSNRLQGDYKKINTNLIQSSPNGKYEFVDESVEAGHTVYYKLQDVTVDGFKNLHGPVKAETPLPDAFNLQQNFPNPFNPITTIRYELPKPVRVRINIYNVLGQKVKTLVDREMRAGFHSILWNAESDAGVQVASGIYYFRMVAGNYSKVRKMVVLK; the protein is encoded by the coding sequence ATGTGGAGATATATACTAGGTGTTATTATTCTCTCGTTGACCGCTTCAGCCTGGGCAACGACAGACAACTTTGAGAGAACCGGTCCATCGCTGGGCGTTAACTGGGCGGCGCATTCTGACCTGATTATTCAGAATGGTCGTTTGCACAACCAGTCTTCAACGGCGGGATGGAACACGTTTCTGGCTGTATTTAATGAAACCGGCAACAATCGTGCAGCCATTCAATGGCCGGATGCGGGAAACGGCGTGGATGCCACGGGTTCTGAACTGGGCGGCATCGCCATTGTCGATGCGTTTTCCGCCGCCTCGGACGGCTATTTTGTGTATCTTTACAGCGGTGAATTGCGGCTGTATGAGATCGCGGATGGTCAGCCGTCAGTACAGATCCAAACGAAGAATACGCAACAGTCCGTGTCTCCCGGTGACCAGTTTAAGGTACAATGGGACGCGCAGGACCATGAATTCAAAGTTTATATTAACGATACCTTGGTTGAAACGCTGGTTGACGCTTCGGCGCGCATTGCCCTGGGTAATGCCTATGCCGGGGTGATGTTGTTCGGCGGCGATGCTTATCAGAATGATGTGGAAGCGTTTAGTGTGGATTTTGTCCAGCCTGTCGTGGACAATACAGCGCCTTCGGCAATCGGTGATCTTGATGCAACCACCATGGGAGCCAATTCAATTCTGTTAAGCTGGACGGCGTCCGGTGATGACGGCAATTCGGGAACCGCCTCACTTTATGATATTCGCTATTCAACCCAGTCTATTTTGACGGATACCGATTTTGAGAATGCCAATCAGGTCGTGGGTGTTTCGTCTCCCAAGCAGGCGGGACAAAGCGAAAGCAAACTGGTTGACGGACTCGATCCGTCCACCACCTATTTTTTCGCCGTCAAAGTGCGCGATGAAGAGGATAACTGGTCGGCGTTGTCCAATGAAGCGTCCGCCACCACAGACGAAGACGGCGGCGGAGGCGGCGGCGGGGATGATCCCGCACCGGTGATCGGCGCCTGTACCACCGACGAGTTCGACCGGGTGGATCTGGGTTCATTCTGGGCCACGACCGGCAATCAGGTCATTGAAAGCGGTGAGCTGACCCTGGCATCCCCCACCGGCGGCTGGAGCAACGTGATGCTCTATCAGAAAAGTGGCGCCCTGTCGGTTTCGGCCATGTTCAGCGCAACCAATTCAGAACTGTATGACAATCGATATATTCCCGCCGGATTGATTATTCTGGCGGATAATGCTGATCCGAACGTTGCCAATTCATATCTTTTGCTGCGTCAGGAAGACGGAGTTGCCGTTTACACCATGGCTCCCGGCGCCAATCCCAACCGGGTCCAGTTTGTAAATGGCAGTCAAGCCAAGCCGCTCCCCGGCGACGTGATCAGAGCGGATATTCAAGATAACGGTTTGACCAAAACCGTGACATTCTATATCAACGGTGATCAGGACGCTCAATTTGATATCAACAACGGCCAGCCTCTGGCTGATATGTATGCCGGGGTCAGTCAGCACGGTTCTTATCAAAATAATTTTGATTTTATCAAAGTCTGTTTCGAAGGCGGAGACGGTCCGATTATGCTGGAAACTCTGGCCGGCAACAACCAGAGCGGGCCTATCCAGTCACAGCTTCCCGAGCCCCTTCAGGTGCGGGTGACCACAGCTCAGGGAGAACCGTACGAGGGCGCTCTGCTGGATTTTCAGGTGGTTAACGGCGAAGCTGTTCTGAATGATATCGAAAATTTTCAATTTGACGGCCGGGTCTGGGTTGAAGTAGAAGACGGCCGTATAAAGATTCCCATTGCCTCGGTGGAGGATGACGGAGACGCCTCGAGCGGCCAGTACGTCACCAGTTCCTGGACGCCCGGCTACCGGTATGAACGGGCGGTTGAAATCCCGTTTTACGTGCCGGAACGCGCCAATTATGATGTGTATTTGCGCTACCGGTCTCCGGATGACGGACCCGATGAAGGCGGAGCGCCGGATGGAGCCTATATCAGCGTGGACAATCTCGATTCGACGTATTTTGAAGTTGCCACGCCGCAAGCCAACTGGAGTTGGCATGAAGCGGAAAATTATACACTGGACCGAGGCAGCCACACGTTGAATTTGATTATTTATGAACCCAGCTGGGACTGGGATAAGCTATTGATTCAGAAATCATCGCTGGGACCCCCTTCCGGCATGGGCGGCACAGGTCCGCAGTTTCCGAACATGACGGATGCAGAAGGCATTGCGGAAACGCGTGTGACATTTGGAACCAATGCCGATGATAATGTGATTGTTGAGGTCCGCGGTAATAAGCAAGATGGATCGCCGCTGGAAGGCTCGCCTGCCAGCTTTACTCTGGATCCCCTGGCCGGTCCGGCTGTGTCTATGGAGCGGGATCCGGATATGCCCCAGGATCCGATTTCCGCTGTTCCGGGACTTGAATCTCCTGCCCTCAGAGTATTGGTCAAAGACACGTATGGCAACCGCAAAGCCGGAACCATGATCAACTGGGAAATCACCCAGGGTGAAGGAACGCTTGCTTCTGATCAGGTCGAGTCGGATCAATTCGGTGTGGCCTCAAACACGCTCACACTCGGGTACCAGGCGGAGAACTATATCATTCAGGCGTATTTGGCTGAATTGAGCGGTTCACCGGTCAGTTTTACCATTGAACCGACGGAACCGCCTCATTCGATGCAGCTTGTCAGTCCTACGAAGGTTCAGCAGGCCAACAACCAGACCACGCTGGACAGTCTGTTGACCGTACGAATCTTAAAAGAAGATCAAAGTCCGTTCGAAGGATTTCCTGTCAATTTTGTGGTGACCAACGGCGGCGGAAAAATCAGTTCACCGGAAGGTGATGAACGTCAGGATTCTCTGAGCATCCTGACGGATGGCACCGGCTATGCCCGTGCCAAATGGACGCTCGGCGCGCCCGGTCTCAATCAGGTGGAAGCGCGGGGCAACGGTCTTGAGGGTGCGCCGGCTGTATTTCAGGCCAATGCGATTACAGGCGCACCGGATTCTCTGGTCAAGGTGTCCGGCGATGAACAGGACGGCTATGTGGGAATGCCTCTGGCCGAGCCGTTATTGGTCAAGCTTATAGATACTAATGGATTTCCGGTTGCAGAGCAGCAAATCCGATTCGAGATCATGAGTCCCACCGCGGTCGCCTATTTTGATCAGCCGGGACAGATTGTCAAAAACATTTATACGGATCAGAACGGAGAAGCGGAAGCGGTGCTGTCCATGGGCAGCCAGATCAACCAGGAACATTTGATTCGGGTTGAAGCGCTGGATACGGACATCGACCCCGTCTATTTCAGAGCCATGCCGGTCGGGCGTATCGCAAACAAGCTTTCGTATTTTTCCGGTAACGGAACCATGGGAAGCTATCAAACCGGCATTGTGACCCAGGAACTTGATAATGCCTTTACCGTCAAGGCCACCGATCCATTCGGCAACGCGGTGCCGGGACAGGACATCACGTTCCGGGTCGTCGACGGCGGCGGTTCATTTGACGGATCAGACCGGATTACCGTTCAGACCAACAGCGGCGGGCTGGCTTCTGCGACCCTGACACTGGGTCAAGCCTCGGGTGACAGCAACAATGTGGTCCAGGCTTCGGCTTTTCGGGTGGACTTGCCGTCCGAACCCCTGTCCGGTTCACCGGTGGTGTTCAAGGCATCGGCATTGCCGAAACCGGCGGCTAAAATTATTAAAATTGATTCCACCGATGAACAGCAAGGCGAGGTCGGTCTGTCACTCGAGTATCCGCTGCAGGTGCGGGTCCTGGACGTTCATGACAATCCCATTCCTGATCATCCGGTGACCTTTAACGTGCAGGGCAGCGGCGGAAAACTCGAAGATTCCGGCGGCAAGGGAACCAGCAAGGTTATTTTTACAAAGTCCGACGGGTATGCCAGCATTCTTTGGCATATGCCTGAGACACCGGGTGTGTATGCCGTGGATGCGGTTTCCCGCAACACCCAGGGCAATCCCTTGTCCGGGAGTCCGATTTCATTTTCGGCACGCGCAAATGTGGGCAAGGCGTATTCCATGAAACGCATCAATTCCGATTCACTGTTTACCGGCACGGTCGGAACCCTGCTTGACGAAAATATCATTGTACAGATTGTCGATCGGTTTGACAATCCCATTATCGGGTATCCGGTCACGTTTAAAGTCAAAGAAGGAAACGGACTGCTGAACGGTCTGTCTCAAGTCACAGTGCCCACTGCGGATTTGGGATATGCCGAAATCGAATGGTTGCTGGGCACCGAAGCCGGTGTCAATAACAATGTGGTAGAAGCCAGTGCAGCGGTTGATGAAAGCAACAAGCTGCTGTTTACTGCGTCGGCAAATCCCGGTGAGGCGTTCCGCCTGGAAGCGGACTCTGCATTTGTGCATGTCGGCACGGTGGGCTCCACTCTGCCGCAGCCGGCCAGAGTGCAGGTCGTGGATCAGTACGGCAACGGCGTGTCCGACCGTACGGTGAATTTTAGCCTCGAAGCTGTGAACGGCAATATCGGTTATCTGGGTCAGCCGGGTGTGACGATCGCAACACGGGTCACGGATGCTGAAGGATATGCGCAGGTCAGCTGGACCATCGGGCCGCGCGTCGGGTCGTTGAACAACCGGTTGTCTGTTTCTTCCAAGCGCAACAACAAGAATTTGGAAAATTCACCTTATGTGTTTGAAGCGTCCGCATTGGTCGGCCCGCCGCATAAACTGGTGAAAATTACAAATGATACCACCAAAGATCTCTCCGGTATTATCAACAATACGCTGTCCGAGTTTTTACGCGTTCAGGTTGTGGATGAGTATAACAATCCGATCTCGAATCATTCGGTTCGATTTGAAGTGTTGAGCCGCAGACAGGCGGACGGCGGTTCACTGGACGGCAAAGTGGATTCGGTCAAAGTCAAGGAAACCAATTCCAACGGTCTGGTTTCCGTCCAGTTTACGCTGGGCAAAGAGGCCGGCGTGCGTATCAACCGTGTACAAGTGAGTACGTATGTACCGGGAACCGGGCAGCATCTGGTGAACTCGCCCCTGCTGTTCGAAATTTCGGGCCGTTCAACCAATGCCACGCAAATGGCAAAAGAAGACGGAGACGGGCAAACCGGCACGGTGGGTAAAAATCTTTCGCGGCCGATCAAGGTCAAGGCCATGGATCAGCACGGCAATAAAGTGGAAGGTCAGCCTATTAATTTCAGAATAGCGCTGAATAATGGTGATTTGCCCTCTGAAATCGGCGCTCTGGGGTCCGGTACGACCACGGATACCACTGTGGATACCGACAATGAAGGGATCGCCAGCATTGTCTGGCGCATGGGGCATAAAACAGGCGAATATACCCTGACGGCCACGTCCACGGATCTTGATGGTTCTCCGGCCACGTTCACAGCCACGGCAGAAGCGGATGTGACCCATCCGGATAGTTCAATTATCCTGGTGACACCGTCCAGTCAAATTGTCTCGGAAGGTGAGCAGCGTTCGATGGTTCGGGTCACTCTGATGGATCGGTTTAACAATCCGGTTCAAAACAAAGCGGTTTCTCTGGAAGCGACGGGCGAATGCCAGGTGGTGCAGCCCAATGGCTCGACTGATGAAAACGGCCAGACGGTCGGTTATATTTACTCTGAAAAGTCGGGTGTGAAACAGATCACTGCGCGTGACATTAATAACGGCATTACTCTGAATACAAGGGCCAATATCATTTTTTATCCGGGTGAGGCGTCCAATCTGGTCAAACCCGTTACAGATCACGGCGATGATCAGCAGCACAATGTCGGGACGGTGCTGCCCAAACCCCTGAAAGCCATTGTCACGGATCAATATGAAAATCGCATTCCGAACATTCCGGTTACGTTTGCTGTAACCAGCGGCGGCGGCTCGGTGGTTGAACCGCAGCCCATTCGTACGGACAGTACAGGAGTGGCCGCGTGTCAGGTGCGTCTTGGAGAAGAGGCCGGACCGAATACAGTGACCGCGAGCGCCGCAGGCCTGACGGGATCTCCGTTGCGATATACCGAGGTGGCGGAAGAACCGGAACAGGTTGTGCAGCTGCTGAAAATCAGCGGTGATCATCTGATTGCCGCTCCCAATCAGGAACTGGACGAGCGACTCGGTGTGCGGGTGCTGGACGCCAATGGCTGGCCGGTTTATAATGAAAAAGTGAAATTCGAGGTGCTGCATAACAACGGCAGCATTGTTTCCGGGAACCCGGTGCAGTCCGATATGTACGGTGAAGCGCATGCCAGAGCTCTGGTCGGCACCCGGGACGGATTGAATATCTACCGGGCCACTCTGACAAATTATCCGCATATTACGGCCACGTTTTACGATACGACGCGCGCAAGCGCCGGATCGGGTGCGGCAAAGATACAGTATGTGTCCGGTGATGACCAGGAAACCACGGTGGGGCAGACCCTGCTTCAGCCGTTTGTGGTCAAAGTGGTGGATCAGTACGGCAATGCCATCTCTGATGCACGCGTGACTTTTTCCGTGGTCGAGGACAATACCGTGCAATCTTCCGGTACGCTTGAAGGCGGTGTGTCCGATCTGACGAAATTTACCAACGAACAGGGCCGCGCCTCGGCTTATTATACGGTAGGTATGAATTTTGGTCTGAATCTTGTGAGAGTGTCTTCACCGAATCTGGAACCCGAATTTATCGAATTCTCGGCGATGGGACTGGGTGATACGCCTTATTCGATGGAGAAACTGAGCGGTGACGGTCAGGTCGGCGAGATGGGCAAGGTTCTGCTGTATCCGGTCAAAGTGCGGATTTACGACCGGCACGGCAATCCGTCGCGGGGCGGTCAGGTGTCTTTTTATGTGACCCAAGGCGGCGGTTCCGTGGTTGAATCTCAGCCTGTCACGTCAAACATCAACGGCATAGCCCAGGTTCACTGGAAACTGGGCCCGAGACCCGGTTCGGTGGACAATACTCTGGAAGCTGTTGCTGATCTGGCGGGCGGTTCCTATATCGAGACGTTTACAGCTCAAGGCGATGCCTCTTACTGGCCGGAACTGCAGCTGCCGGCTGAAAAAACAGTTGTGGAAGGGGACAAAGTCAGTTTCCAGGTGTCCGCAACGGACGGAGACGGTGATGACCTGTTCTACAATGCGCTCGATATTCCCGCGGACGCCCGGTTCACCAACAACAATGATGATACCCATACATTCGAGTGGACGCCGGGTAATGATGTGGTGGAGAGTCCAGAGACCAAGAAAACCATATATACTGTCTTTGAAGTGACCGATATTCGCGGCGGCAAAGACATTGATTCGGTCAAGATCACGGTTAAAGACTACAACCAGGCGCCCATGATCACCAACTTTTGGCCGACGGACCTTTTTCTGAAACCGGACCTGGAGAATGTGAATCAGCTGGAATTTGGAATCCAGGCCACAGACCCGGACGGTGATGTGATTACCACAACCTGGTATGTGGATGATGAATTTTACACCTATGGCCAGGTCTGCCGAATCAATCTGAATGAGCTGGAATTCGGTCAACGTTTTGAAATACGGGTCCGAGTTTGCGACCAGGGAATGTGTGACGAAAAAAGCTGGACGCTGCTGACCACCCAGGTTGAATTGAGCAATCTGGAAGCTCAGGTCGTCCCTTACAAAGGTGTTCAGTTGATCTGGGAAACGTCATCAGAATCCGGAAACGCCGGATTCAACGTGCTGCGTTCCAACCGGTTGCAAGGCGATTATAAAAAGATCAACACAAACCTGATACAGTCCTCTCCCAACGGCAAGTATGAATTTGTCGATGAAAGCGTGGAGGCCGGACATACGGTGTATTATAAACTGCAGGACGTCACTGTCGACGGCTTTAAAAATCTGCACGGACCGGTCAAAGCGGAAACTCCGCTCCCGGATGCGTTTAATCTGCAGCAGAATTTCCCGAATCCGTTCAATCCGATCACGACGATCCGCTATGAACTGCCCAAGCCGGTACGGGTGCGGATTAATATATACAATGTGCTCGGTCAAAAAGTAAAGACACTGGTGGACCGGGAGATGCGGGCCGGGTTCCATTCGATTCTTTGGAATGCAGAGTCGGATGCCGGAGTGCAGGTGGCTTCCGGTATCTATTACTTTCGTATGGTAGCCGGGAATTACAGCAAAGTGAGAAAGATGGTCGTTTTGAAATAA
- a CDS encoding TIGR03546 family protein, which yields MIVLKLISKLIKALRSNATPVQLSWGFVLGMFPGLTPPWNAHNLLIAVLIIILNVNISMAILAFLFFSLFAYLLDPLFHELGYFLLVEVSFLESVWLFVSQAPVMAYFNLNNTVVLGSLLVCILLIVPVFLLMKRFVVYYRERLEERIKKLKIVQALMGSKLYSWFERLQKLGE from the coding sequence ATGATCGTTTTAAAGCTGATTTCCAAATTGATCAAGGCGCTGCGTTCCAATGCAACGCCGGTCCAGCTGTCCTGGGGATTTGTCCTTGGGATGTTTCCTGGACTCACTCCCCCGTGGAATGCTCATAATCTACTGATCGCCGTGCTGATTATTATTCTGAACGTTAACATTTCAATGGCAATACTGGCATTCCTGTTTTTCAGTTTGTTTGCCTATCTTTTAGATCCTTTGTTTCATGAACTCGGTTATTTCCTTCTTGTTGAGGTTTCCTTTTTAGAATCTGTCTGGCTGTTTGTCAGCCAGGCGCCGGTAATGGCTTATTTTAACTTGAACAATACTGTTGTGCTGGGGAGTCTGCTGGTTTGCATACTGCTGATCGTTCCTGTTTTTCTGTTGATGAAACGGTTTGTGGTGTATTACAGAGAACGTCTCGAAGAGCGCATCAAAAAACTAAAGATCGTCCAGGCTTTGATGGGAAGCAAACTCTATTCCTGGTTTGAACGGTTGCAAAAATTGGGAGAATAA